In Aedes albopictus strain Foshan chromosome 3, AalbF5, whole genome shotgun sequence, the following are encoded in one genomic region:
- the LOC109399631 gene encoding zinc carboxypeptidase-like — protein sequence MGFKSVLLAATLVATLAVALSERARFDNYRLYRIQVGTIEQLEVLQAVEQLGEGYSFWSAPVNVDSEVELVVPPHKFGEFGELVERYELEVELSVSDLEQLFEHERRRSTKEAFGWNAYYTLEEIYAWMDDLVARYPNVLTSVVGGQSHEGREIRGVKVSYNEGNPGVFMEGTIHAREWISGATLTWILNELLTSSNEQVRKIAENYDWYFFPITNPDGYVYTHTTNRQWRKTRKPHNILCVGADANRNWAYNFMQGGASNVPCSDTFAGPEPFSEEETRTLSAYFTSVQPKISTYLSFHAYSQLLLLPYGHTTEPLDNYDEIMDIGRLAIAKLSERHGTQYKIGNIAEAIYVASGGSIDWIKGVYKTPIVLCYELRDTGRYGFVLPPDQIVPNSEETLDSIIVILEEGEKRGLHSL from the exons ATGGGCTTCAAATCCGTACTGTTGGCGGCGACCTTGGTCGCCACCTTGGCCGTTGCTCTGTCCGAGCGAGCTCGCTTCGATAACTACCGTCTGTACCGGATCCAGGTCGGAACGATCGAACAGCTGGAAGTTCTGCAAGCAGTCGAACAGCTTGGTGAAGGGTACAGCTTCTGGAGTGCGCCCGTGAACGTGGACAGTGAAGTAGAGCTGGTTGTGCCTCCGCATAAGTTTGGAGAATTTGGGGAGTTGGTTGAACGTTATGAGCTGGAAGTGGAACTGAGTGTTTCGGATTTGGAGCAGCTGTTTGAGCATGAACGAAGGAGGAGCACTAAGGAGGCATTCGGCTGGAACGCGTACTACACACTGGAGGAGATTTATGCCTGGATGGATGACCTGGTGGCTCGGTATCCGAATGTTCTGACTTCGGTTGTGGGAGGACAGTCACATGAGGGTCGTGAAATTCGAGGTGTCAAAGTTTCCTACAACGAAGGTAATCCGGGAGTGTTCATGGAGGGAACGATCCATGCCCGCGAATGGATCAGTGGAGCAACGTTGACCTGGATCCTGAACGAGTTGCTCACTTCGAGTAATGAGCAAGTGCGTAAGATTGCAGAGAACTACGATTGGTACTTCTTCCCGATTACCAACCCGGATGGCTATGTGTATACGCACACGACTAACCGACAGTGGAGGAAGACCCGCAAGCCACACAACATTTTGTGTGTAGGAGCCGATGCCAACAGAAACTGGGCGTACAACTTCATGC AGGGTGGTGCTTCGAACGTTCCGTGCTCGGATACCTTCGCTGGACCAGAACCGTTTTCTGAAGAAGAAACTCGTACGCTATCGGCTTACTTTACGTCTGTTCAGCCCAAGATCAGCACGTATCTGTCCTTCCACGCTTACTCGCAGCTGTTGCTTCTGCCATACGGACACACTACCGAACCACTAGATAACTATGATGAGATT ATGGACATCGGCAGACTGGCAATTGCCAAGCTGAGCGAACGACACGGAACGCAGTACAAAATCGGAAACATTGCTGAAGCCATCTACGTAGCCTCCGGTGGCAGCATCGATTGGATCAAGGGTGTCTACAAGACTCCGATCGTGCTGTGCTACGAGCTGCGAGACACTGGACGTTACGGATTCGTACTGCCACCCGATCAAATCGTTCCCAACTCGGAGGAAACCTTGGACTCTATAATCGTGATTCTGGAGGAAGGTGAAAAACGCGGACTTCACTCGCTATAA